The region agttggacacaactgagcgactgaattgactgactgactgagtctCTCTGTTATAAATTCAGAGTCCTCTCCTGTTTACGCAAATCTCTTAGCCAAGACGGATTTCAGCACAGAGGCCTGTGGGAAGGTTGACACCACCTATTATGCAGTGGTACGCCTTCTTTTTGGCCCCtgaggagcctttctgcacatgtgcagTTGGAAAGTTCTCCTTTACCTCAAGAATGAGAAATACGCAAtctctttatctttctctctttttttttccttttgaactttTCCTTTTGTGCCAACAAATGTACAGATAGTCAAAGTTTTTTCAATAGTcgtgtatggacatgagagttggaccgtaaagaacaCTGAGCATGGaagacctgatgcttttgaactgtggtgttggaaaacactcttgagagtcccttggactgcaaggagatccaaccagtccatcctaaaggaaatcagtcctgaatattcattggaaggactgatgctgatgctccaatactttggcctcctgatgcaaagagccaactcattggaaaagaccttgatgctgggaaagattgaaggcaggaggagatggggacgacagaggaagagatggttggatggcatcactgactcaatggacatgagtttgagcaaactgctggagatggtgaaggacagggaggcctggcgtgttgcagtccatggggttgcaaagcactggacacaactgagtaactgaacaacaacaaatggaatatacccgattaacaatgttgtgatagtttcagatgaacagggaagggattcagccatatatatatatacatgtagccaagcttcccttgtagctcagttggtaaaaaatctgcctgcaatgcaggagacctgggttcaattcctgggtcgagaagatcccctggagaaggaaatggcaacctactccagtattcttgcctggagaatcccatggacaaaggagcctggcagactacagtccatgtggttgcaaagagttggacatgactttgggactaaaccaccaaccatgcatgtatccattctcccctaatcCCCCCTCCCAGTTCAGGCTGCTACATAATATTGGGCAAATtgtcatgtgctatacagtaggtccttgttggttatccattttaaatataggtgTATACgtgaccatcccaaactccctaattatcccttccctccagcaaccataagttccaGGTCTCTTTATCTCTTATCTGGGCAGGACTCAGCTCCTCCTTTCTCCTACCATGATCTTTGCCTTGGAGTATCTGTCCACAAAGGATAGACTTCAGCTACTCAGACTGGTGCCCATCTATCTCAGTTCTTTTGCTATTTTTACCACATCTGTAGTGACTGCCTCCACTAGGAGGGAGTCTTCATCCCCTGAAGTATGTAGGTTAATGAGAGCATATCCTGCTTGATAACCTCCAGTTTCAGTTTTAAGATATGATCTGTCAACAAGTAAAATTAGGTCAGGGTTATCAATAGGAGTCTAGAAATCTGAGATCCAAAAAGTTCTCTGTCTGAGATAAGATGATCATGAGGCTCCCCTTCTTTTGGTCAGAGAAGAAGAGTGGCAGGATTCAGGGTGCTTCAGTGGTGAACAGTATGTGAGATGTGAGAGTAATGGATTCTAATACCTTAGCTGGACTTGCTGGCTGGATATTTATACGAGGGCTCCATGTGGCACCATCTTCCTCACAGCGTGATGATTGGGTCCTAGTGTGGGTGTCCCACAACAGATAGGAAAGCCAGGCAGAAGCTGTCTCACCTGTTATGACCtggctttttatatatttatttttgaactttttattttgtattgggttatagccaattaacaatgttgtgatatttgctggtgaacagtgaagggactcagccatacatatacatgtatccattctccctcaacccctaccatccaggctgccacataacactgtgcagagttccatgtgctatacagtaggtccttgttggtttcccattttaaatatagccatgTGTTCATGACCTGCCCAAACTCTCTATCTCTTCCCctcagcaaccataagtttgttctctaagtctgtatctttctgtttgtaaataaattcatttgtataatttctttttagattcaatacagtatttttcatttgacttacttcactcagtatgacactctaaagctgaaactccagtactttggccacctcatgcaaagagttgactcattggaaaagactctgatgctgggagggattgggagcaggaggagaaggggacgaccaaggatgagatggctggatggcatcacagactcgatggatgtgagtctgagtgaactccgggagatggtcatgaacatggaggcctggcgtgctgcgattcatggggttgcaaagagtcggacacaactgagcaactgaactgaactgaactcagtatgacactctctaggtccatccgtgttgctgcaaatggcattatttcattatttttaatgactaagaaatattccattgtgtatacataccacatcttctttatccattcctctgttgatggacatttaggttgcttccgtgtcttggttattgtaaacagtgcttcagtgaacattggggtgtatatatatttttggatcatgtttttctctggatatatgccctggggtgggattgcagggtcatatagtAGCTCCAGACTTCTCTggtagatcagatggtaaagaatccacctgcaatttgggagacctgggtttgatccctggtttgggcagatcccctggaggagggcatggcaacccactccagtattcttgcctggagaatccccatggacagaggagcctggtgagttacagtccatggggttacaaagagtcagacccaatggagtgactaagcacaagcacaagcCTGGCAGCTCTATTAATGGTTTTTGATGGTTTCCATAACTTAATTAAAAGCTTAAGCATGGGAATTCCCTTGGTATtttcaatgcaggggcccaggttcaatccctagtcgagGAACTGGGATACCACAAGTAACTCCACATagccaaagaacaaaacaaaacaaaaacaaaaacaaacaagcaaattaaaaaaaaaaaatccaagggtTTGTCCAGATTGCCATACACAAACAGGCAAAATGAAATCTTACTTTGGGATGCCTAGGGGGTAGCCTATTGAAGAACCTTATTTGGGTCACTGAAAGCCTGTTCATATTTCTGCAATTCTGAAATCTTCTTGTTGGACCAACTCCCTGAAATTCTTCTTGCGCTGGAAAAGTGAAACAAGAATGACTTTTCATGCAGCTATGCCCAACACCTTAGTGGGACTCCCCTGGCAAATACAAACCTTCCTGTTGGGCACCTTTAGGGCAGGCCCTGTAACTTATTTCTGTACTTCACTgaggttgaatgaatgaatgagcaaattcTAAATTGGTTACTGTGAGTAACCAATGAAGATCTGTAGAGTTGATATGAAGGTTATTTTAAACTGAAGATATTTGAGACCCAGCAGATGCAGAAAGAAGCTTTTTCTGAGCTTCCCTTTCAGAATAAAGGCAGAATCTTCTGATAGTAAAGCTGCTATACATCCCTTTAGGGGGGAGTTACACCCAGGAAGAAAACAGATCACTCACACTTGCATTAGacaaacattaaaacaaattatttcccATCCCATTTATTCCCATAAAAGctcatttatctttccttttgaaaatcCATTCATTTCTTGTAGAGTCCCTGTTTGCTCCCCTCTGCCCCATTAAGCTGATGTAAAGTATAAACCTTTTCCCTAGCAGTTCAGGAGCCACGTCTACGTTCTtccatatgcatatgtataaactTTGtcatttctcttgttaatcttaAGTCATTTTGTCAGTTCATTCACAGGGTTCCTAACTGTACATAAATGAGTACAGGAAAAGTTTTCCCTCCAATACCCCTCAAGATGGTATGAGTACAATCTAAAGACTAAGAGACAAACAAAACCTGGGTGGTGAGTGAATTATGGAATCGGAAACTAAAAGCTCACActttaccacatcttctttggcCCTACTTCCCCTTCCAAATTTAAACACATTAGAAAAGAAGGTTTACTTTACCAAAGATTTCTTGGATTTCATGTggcaaaacaatttaaaatttttcccttAAAGAattctggtggtccaggggttaagaattcgactgccagtgcagaggacgtgaattcaatccctgggccaggaagagcaCACATGTCTGTGAGCAACTAGGCCCCTAAGCCACTACTGCTGAAGACCAtgcacagagcctgtgctccatcacaagagaagccactgaaatgaggaacccctgcactgcaatgaagagtagccccactcactgcaattagagaaagccctcacacagcgatgaagacccagggttgtaaaaaactgtttatttatttatttattttatttaaaatctctttaaaaaaatattctgtccTTTCCATCaagtttcctctcctctctcttcctcctaccTTTCCCTCCCCATGGATTTGAAACTTCCTGCTGTTTTCAGCTCTGGATTTCAGCAAAGCAAAAGCCAGGCAGTTATTGACTCCACCCCCTATAGAAAGCAATTTCAAGATTACCTAGTTTTATTTAAACAGATTCCTTGTGGGAGGTTTTAACTCCACTCTCTGTGAATAATAACAGGATTTCTAAGCACTGTCTGCATCTTACCTGGCCTGTGTACTCAGTAGcgcaatcttgtctgactctttgtgactctatgactgtagcctgccaggctcctctgtccatgggatttcccaggcaagaatactgaagtgggttgccatttcctcccctagggatcttcctgatccagggactacacatgtgtctcctatgtctcctgcactggcaggcaggttctttaccactgagctatcagggaacacTGCTTCTTACCttattttgtcttaaaaataaGTCTAAGAGAAATATGTTATTATcaccccattttagagatgagaaaactttcCCAGTGCTTAAGGTGATAAACCAGGATTTGGacttgttactgagtccaagcttgctctgttCACCATATGATAGGACAATATATCTGAGAGACTAGGTGTTGAGACACAGAATACAACTTTGttaggggagtgtgtaatttccttggttatgtctcactgcagcaaagatttgaaatgacagaccagtgttacagctcggtTACAGCTTAGTTTTATTCAGCAAGCAAAGGACAGTACACCCTCGAGGTGTGAGGGCAGGCAGACCCCAAAGGAGAGGCCTCAATCTGTCTTGGCTTCCTCCTTTCGTTCATTTGTCTCCTCCCCGCTGAGCCTGCCCCATGTAAATTGGGCTGGCCAAGAATGGGCTGTGTTTGTTTTACCAGTTCTCACTCCAGTCCacaggttttcttttgtttcatttttatgagcttttccctttctttatcttttagccaccaccatttttgactcctttttcctattctaactacctaacaacaagaagatggcagactaacatctcaaaataaccattttgttggggcctggatgccaggttcttttatggatcagagatgaggggtgaggtgaggaaacaaagttgaaagtgaaagtgttggttgctcagtcatgtctgactctttgtgaccccatagactatagcccacaaggctcttctgtctgtggaattttcctggcaagaatactggagtgggttgctattcctttctccaggggatcttccctacacagggatggaacctgggtctcccacattgctggaagattctttactgtctgagccaccagggaagctaaagtAGAAAGACCATTGATTTCTTGCAAATACCTTCTAGAATGGCAAGTCCCAGATGGGGATATGCGAGTTTCACTTCCTTATAGACAcgagtgttaaagaacccacctgccaatgcaagagacatgagagacacaggttcaatccttgggttgggaagatcccctggacaaaggcatggcaacccactccagtattcttgcctggagagtcccatggacagaggagcctggtgggctacagaccataggtcATAAAGAATttgacgtgactgaagtgacttaacacagagACACAGCCTTTTCACAGGTGGTGTGAAATggaatatctcctgccatatcaataagcAAGGATGCCACAGGTATGTGCAATTCCGGCCACCCCCTCTCCCCAAATATGAATTTCTGAGCCACCCCAGGCAAGCAGCAGGCAAGTGGCACCATTATCTACACAAGGAACTTAAGAATGTCACAGtccttcacaggtgggcagggccaggttatcttcctgtgagctaaacaaaggcaCTTCAAAGggtatgacttccctggtggctcagacagtaaagcatctgcctacaactcgagaggcctaggttcaatccctaggttgggaggatctcctggagaaggaaatggcaacccactccagtattcttgcctggaaaatcccatggatggaggagcctggtagactacagtccatggggtcaccaagagtcggaaatgactgagcgacttcaatttagtttaagggtgtgggggtgggcaggattctctgaggcaggccttTATGTAtgctataataacaaaagcagcaaaaaaaaCACAAGGATTAAAGTTACAGAAACAGATCCAGTCCAATATGGAGTCAAAATTAACCCTTCTTGGTTACAGACCGAGACAGTGTAAACCTAGAACCTAGAGATATTTTGATAATTCATGCTCCAGAGGGAGTAAAATTATTCTCCATAACAAAGTAATaactgtatatgtgtacatatatctgagtcgctttgctgtacacctaaaactaacacaatattgtaaatcaactatactttaatgcgagtaaaaagtgaagtcactcagtggtgtctgactgtttgcaaccccatggactatagtctaccagactcctccatccatgagattttccagggaagaatactggagtgggttgccatttccttctccaggggatcttccggacccagggattgaacccaggtctcctgcattgtaggcagacactttatcatctgagccaccagggaagtccatactttaaaagtaaagaaataaaaacaaaattgtctCTCAGCAAATACAGGTTTCTTTCTGGGAGGAAATTCTACTGCTAAGAAATATGATGTTCTCTGTTTCTTCTCTAAAGGGGATTTTGCATTTGGCTTATCTCAAATTCCTCTCCTCCACTCTGGCCTACAGGAGGAGAGATCACTGTAGATAAGAATAGTCACACACTCTCTTTCAATGGCCCAGAAATGTAGATGAGGCCAGAACTGGGTGAGGTCACACAGaggcttccttttcctcctctgtgtTCAGGTACTGTCATCTTGTCCAGATCTAGGGAGCCTTCCAGCTAGGGGCAGCTGGACACCTCTCATCTCCTCGCCACCCCCTTCCTCTCGCCACCTCTTCCCCTGCAGATGCTGATGGGAGTCATGAAATTCTGGCCAAAGCGGCTTCAGGATTCCCGGGGAGAGAGAAGACATCTCATGCCTTCCCCTTCCCATGATTACTTGTTATGTGACTTTTGCTAACCTcctcatgcttcccaggtggtgctagtagtaaaagaacccaactgccagtgcaggagatatgagacatgagtttgatccctgggttgggaatataccctggaggagggcatggcaacccattctagtattctagcctggagaatcccatggactgaggagcctggcaggctatagcccatagggttgcaaagtgaaaagtgaagtgaaagtcattcagtcatgttcgactgtttgtgaccctggaattctccaggccagaatactggagtggatagtatttcccttctccacgcatcttcccaacccaggtctcccacattgcaggtagattctttaccagctgagccacaagggaagcccaagaatactggagtgggtagcctatcacttctccagaggatcttcctgacccagaaattgaaccggggtctcttgcattacaggtggattctttaccaactgagctatcagggtcacaaagagtcagatacaactgaagtgacttaggacacaTGCATAGGCTATTTAGTGTGGAACACGGACTTGGTTGGAGCTTGAGCATCAGTGCTATTGTGGCTTTCTCTGCTGCTTTATAGAGAGAAAAGTTCTTAAAGGCAAAGGCTCACTATCCCCAGCAGCCCCCCAAAGagggtgtgcgtgcatgctcaattgtgtctggactgtagcctgccaggcttctctgtcgatggaCTTTCCTAGGCAAgatctggagtgggttggtatttccttctccaaaggatcttcccaccTCAGGACAGAACCGGAGTCTGCTGATAAGCAGGCGGATGGCTTACTACTGGGCCAGGTGCCCTGGGCAATTCCCCAACCTTTCCTCACATAACCTTGTTTCCTGTGGAATGAGACCAAGATGCTCCTCCCACCCTTCTTGGAAGCCAAGCCCCCTTTCACTGGTATAAGGTCCACACCTCTGGAAGAGGAGGATTGCAGAAACTGCCTTCTCACTCTCAGACATCAAACTACAGACCCAGGTAAGCAGCCCAAGAAGTGGTCTCAGGAGCTGCTTCTGCCTGAGGGTTTGAGAGGGAGGACCCAGGGTGAGTGAGACTAGCCTGAGAATCGGGCTGGGCAGACAGGGGCAGCGAGCAGAGTTGGGGTCAGGAATGGAGCATGCAACTGCAGAGCCCACGGGGTTGGAGGAGAAGCCTCCAGGTTGGGGGAGGCTTGACTCTCTTGTAGGAATATAATGGTGTCCTTCATGGTGTGGGGTCAGACACAGGATAGGGACTGAGTTTCCCTTGTGCTAGAGGACAACAGGGCTCTGTCAACTGTGGTCTGGATGAATACTGGTGGTTATTTTGGGGGTACAACTTGGCTTATTCAAAATCTGACTTATTTATTTAGTGGTTTATTCAAAAGGATCCCCTAATGAGCTGCATGAGTGCTGGGtacaaaagtattttaatttccaaatgtaTTTCATATCAAAAGACTTTCTGTAGTCAAAGACAGGACTGATaggattttagaacattttagggGTCACCACCCAAAGGGGAGGACGACACCTCTGTAGGGAGTGGGAGTCAAATGTTTGTGGGAAGAGTATACGTGAGTGTCTCCTTACCTAGAAAAGCTGTTAGGAACAGGGACATCTTTCTGGTCGACCGGCAGGGAGACTGTAAGCCAGGGAGGCTGCAGGTGGGAGCTGGGGTTCTCTTTCTAAGGCGATgcttttcctcctctcccctttTTCCCTGGCAGGTTTCTCCAGGGGAGAACGGTCATCATGGCTCTGAAGTTCCTGGTCCTGTTGTCACTGTTGGTCCTGGTCGGGGTCCAGCCTTCCCTGGGCAAGGAATCTGCAGCCGCCAAGTTTGAGCGGCAGCACATGGATTCCAGCACTTCCTCTGCCAGCAGCTCCAACTACTGCAACCAGATGATGAAGAGCCGGAACCTGACCCAAGATCGATGCAAGCCAGTGAACACCTTCGTGCATGAGTCCCTGGCCGATGTCCAGGCCGTGTGCTCCCAGAAAAATGTTGCCTGCAAGAATGGGCAGACCAATTGCTACCAGAGCTACTCCACCATGAGCATCACAGACTGCCGTGAGACCGGCAGCTCCAAGTACCCCAACTGTGCCTACAAGACCACCCAGGCAGAGAAACACATCATAGTGGCTTGTGAGGGGAACCCATACGTGCCAGTCCACTTCGATGCTTCAGTGTAGGTCTCCATCTGAGGCCAGAGCAGCAAGACGCACCGCTTCACCACAAAGGCACCTGcctctcccccccgccccccaccaccccgccgTGTTTCCTTGCCCTGGGGGCAATAGCTCAAGTTAGTTAGGGCTCTTATCTCTGTGCACCTTACCAGAAACACACATACAGGATTCCCTGGCATGAGGGCAATAACTCAAGCTAGTTGAGTCTTCTATCCAACCCACACTTGCTCCCCTGGCCTGCGTCTTGCCCCTGACGGTTTGGGGGGTGAGGAGTGGGTTGTGAGAAGGGACCTGTGTTAACCAAATCACTGCTTCTTTCAATAAAACATGCTTGAAACCACCTGAATTCCTGATGCTGTCCTCACCTGGGTATTTTTTGTGTGCTCTCTTGCCAGGGGTGAGAAGCGTGAATCTGGTTATctgtggtgagaggggaatggAATCCTTAAATGCCACCTCTTTTGACTTTTGGTTTTTACTGCCCTAAGATAATTCCTCTCCTTGTAGTTTCCTTGACACCCAGTATAAACGTGTGGGCGATTTTAGGATCTATAATCTGGGACACTGTCATGCTGGGTGAGCTGACAAGAGAGTGAAGCTCTCATACAAAAATCTCTGGCACAGAAGGAAAGAGCATGTGACCCAGGGGGAGACCCTGTTTGGCCTCAGGAGCAGAGGGAGACTATGAAATTTTGACCTaagatttccattttcctttttttgagggAGCTATTACTAAATCAAAAAGATGGTCGTCTCTTACTTGCAAACATGGACTCCTTCATTCAGAAGCTGGAAAGGACCTCAGGGATCACCAAATGTGGGGAGGATTTCAAATAAGTAGATTTCAGCTTGTGGACCAACTCTAATTAGAAGTGCCTGCCTAGAATGTGTACAAAAATGCCTAGACAGTGATATGATGGAACAGTGGTCTCTACCAAAGGCTCCACAGACGTGAGTGTATATGTGCC is a window of Ovis canadensis isolate MfBH-ARS-UI-01 breed Bighorn chromosome 7, ARS-UI_OviCan_v2, whole genome shotgun sequence DNA encoding:
- the RNASE1 gene encoding ribonuclease pancreatic; translated protein: MALKFLVLLSLLVLVGVQPSLGKESAAAKFERQHMDSSTSSASSSNYCNQMMKSRNLTQDRCKPVNTFVHESLADVQAVCSQKNVACKNGQTNCYQSYSTMSITDCRETGSSKYPNCAYKTTQAEKHIIVACEGNPYVPVHFDASV